The Variovorax paradoxus genome window below encodes:
- a CDS encoding aldehyde dehydrogenase family protein: protein MQRNPLMSSIHDLGLSETYGAFIDNAFQPVDGPTFAALHSGTGEQIARIARCGAAEVDAAVRAAARAFPAWRATAPEERSALLLKLAAAVEADQQRLASIDSVDIGRRLFETGLDHQFAISQYRYFAAAAITHEGFGRPIPGGYMVARREPYGVCGQIIPWNVPAIMAAFKIAPAIAAGNTVVLKPDENASLSTLELCRHIAKIFPPGVINIVPGFGEEAGAALTAHPGVAKLAFTGSSEVGRIISRAGAERLVPVSLELGGKSPNIIFPDIEDIDAVVDNAMFATLYCNGQSCLAGTRLFVHDAVYDAVMDRLVAGMERVKVGAALAPDTVLSNLVSPEQGERVMNYIGIGKAEGARLMTGGQRIAVEGQAHGHFIAPTVFEADNRMRIAQEEIFGPVLSVIRWKDHDRMIEEANGVRYGLAAGLYTGNLRNAWDTAERLQAGSVWINHYFNLASGSPFGGFKESGIGSEYCHETLNMYTHLKAVTIQTRVAAPWFAPKA, encoded by the coding sequence ATGCAGAGGAATCCCTTGATGAGCTCGATCCACGACCTCGGTCTTTCCGAAACCTACGGTGCCTTCATCGACAACGCATTCCAGCCGGTCGACGGCCCGACCTTCGCGGCCCTGCATTCGGGCACGGGCGAGCAGATCGCGCGCATTGCCCGCTGCGGCGCCGCCGAGGTCGACGCGGCCGTGCGGGCCGCCGCCAGGGCCTTCCCGGCCTGGCGCGCCACCGCGCCCGAGGAACGCTCGGCCCTGCTGCTGAAACTGGCGGCGGCCGTGGAGGCCGACCAGCAGCGCCTCGCAAGCATCGATTCGGTCGACATCGGGCGACGCCTCTTCGAGACCGGCCTCGATCACCAGTTCGCGATCTCGCAGTACCGCTACTTCGCGGCCGCGGCCATCACGCACGAGGGATTCGGCCGCCCGATTCCCGGCGGCTACATGGTCGCCCGCCGCGAGCCCTACGGCGTGTGCGGCCAGATCATTCCGTGGAACGTGCCCGCGATCATGGCGGCCTTCAAGATCGCGCCCGCGATCGCTGCCGGCAACACGGTGGTGCTGAAGCCCGACGAGAACGCTTCGCTCAGCACGCTGGAGCTGTGCAGGCACATCGCGAAGATCTTTCCGCCGGGCGTCATCAACATCGTGCCCGGCTTCGGCGAGGAAGCCGGCGCCGCCTTGACCGCGCACCCCGGCGTGGCGAAGCTGGCCTTCACGGGCAGCAGCGAGGTCGGCCGGATCATCTCGCGCGCCGGTGCCGAGCGGCTGGTGCCCGTGTCGCTGGAACTGGGCGGCAAGAGCCCGAACATCATCTTTCCCGACATCGAGGACATCGACGCGGTGGTCGACAACGCGATGTTCGCGACCCTGTACTGCAACGGCCAGTCCTGCCTCGCCGGCACCCGGCTGTTCGTGCACGACGCGGTCTACGACGCCGTGATGGACCGCCTCGTCGCCGGCATGGAGCGCGTGAAGGTCGGCGCGGCGCTCGCGCCCGACACCGTGCTCTCGAACCTCGTGTCGCCCGAGCAGGGCGAGCGCGTGATGAACTACATCGGCATCGGCAAGGCCGAAGGCGCGCGGCTGATGACCGGCGGCCAGCGCATCGCCGTCGAGGGGCAGGCCCACGGCCACTTCATCGCGCCGACGGTGTTCGAGGCCGACAACCGCATGCGCATCGCGCAGGAGGAGATCTTCGGCCCGGTGCTCAGCGTGATCCGCTGGAAGGACCACGACCGGATGATCGAGGAGGCCAACGGCGTGCGCTACGGCCTGGCCGCCGGCCTCTACACCGGCAACCTGCGCAACGCCTGGGACACGGCCGAACGGCTGCAGGCCGGCTCGGTGTGGATCAACCACTACTTCAACCTCGCGAGCGGCTCGCCCTTCGGCGGCTTCAAGGAGAGCGGGATCGGCAGCGAGTACTGCCACGAGACGCTCAACATGTACACCCACCTCAAGGCCGTGACGATCCAGACGCGGGTGGCCGCGCCCTGGTTCGCGCCCAAGGCCTGA
- a CDS encoding AraC family transcriptional regulator produces the protein MLARLPCARAATQSVEGATMHYRTHDLDEAIHAVGAVYCPHELHLDRRARALDTRLSATEARPLALVQLAYGARVEVDAGEFPGLFLFMRCTAGEGTVSQGNRSATWRAGTTIPVSAGRPTRFDFGASFEQITFRPDTAALEACCASLVGRPLDDGLKFDPVPFTPALERSWSGVWDLVDTLPAALPAPAYRALEQFVLMSLLHGHPHNYTGWMRGEQPASRPARLATLAESFIHDRIADLSLTVSDIASSLGVGVRALQLAFQAHRGITPTAYVRRIRLAQVRERLLDAEDDDTVTDIAFAHGFFHLSRLAQQYKAQFGESPSDTLRARHRRSAR, from the coding sequence ATGCTCGCGCGGCTGCCGTGCGCACGAGCCGCCACGCAGTCCGTGGAAGGGGCGACCATGCACTATCGAACCCATGATCTCGACGAAGCGATCCACGCCGTGGGCGCCGTGTACTGCCCGCACGAACTCCACCTGGATCGTCGGGCCAGGGCCCTGGACACGCGGTTGAGTGCGACCGAGGCCCGGCCGCTGGCACTGGTCCAGCTGGCCTACGGCGCGCGCGTGGAAGTCGACGCGGGCGAGTTCCCCGGCCTGTTCCTGTTCATGCGCTGCACGGCCGGCGAAGGCACCGTCTCCCAGGGCAACCGCAGCGCCACCTGGCGGGCCGGCACGACGATCCCCGTGTCGGCCGGCCGGCCCACCCGTTTCGATTTCGGCGCCAGCTTCGAGCAGATCACCTTCCGGCCCGATACGGCCGCCTTGGAGGCTTGCTGCGCCAGCCTCGTCGGCCGTCCGCTCGACGATGGACTGAAGTTCGATCCCGTGCCGTTTACGCCGGCGCTCGAGCGTTCATGGTCCGGCGTGTGGGACCTGGTCGATACCCTGCCCGCGGCGCTGCCGGCGCCGGCTTATCGTGCGCTCGAGCAGTTCGTCCTCATGTCGCTGCTCCACGGGCATCCGCACAACTACACGGGCTGGATGCGCGGAGAGCAGCCCGCATCGCGGCCCGCGCGCCTCGCGACCCTGGCCGAGTCGTTCATTCACGACCGCATCGCGGACCTGTCGCTGACGGTGTCCGACATCGCCTCTTCGCTGGGCGTCGGCGTGCGTGCCTTGCAGCTGGCGTTCCAGGCGCACCGCGGCATCACGCCGACGGCCTATGTGCGGCGCATCCGTCTGGCGCAGGTGCGCGAGCGCCTGCTGGACGCGGAAGACGACGACACCGTGACCGACATCGCGTTCGCCCATGGCTTCTTCCACCTGAGCCGTCTCGCGCAGCAGTACAAGGCGCAGTTCGGCGAGTCGCCTTCCGACACCTTGCGCGCACGCCATCGCCGCTCGGCGCGCTGA
- a CDS encoding GNAT family N-acetyltransferase, with the protein MSDPVFRQALPSDAERCYAIEIGAYEGDEAATLAKIRTRIAQYPQGFVVMELEGQLIGFINSGCAHDVVMSDEAFKELVGHDAEAPNVVIMSVVIDPPFQGRGYATVMMKTFVERMRRAGKRTIHLMCKERHVALYERQGYRYVRPSPSDHGGMSWHEMVMTL; encoded by the coding sequence ATGTCAGACCCCGTTTTCCGCCAAGCCCTTCCTTCCGATGCCGAACGCTGCTACGCGATCGAGATCGGTGCCTACGAAGGCGACGAGGCCGCCACGCTGGCCAAGATCCGCACCCGCATCGCGCAGTACCCGCAGGGCTTCGTCGTCATGGAGCTCGAGGGACAGCTCATCGGCTTCATCAACAGCGGATGCGCGCACGACGTCGTGATGTCGGACGAGGCGTTCAAGGAACTGGTCGGCCACGATGCCGAGGCACCCAACGTCGTGATCATGTCGGTGGTCATCGATCCGCCGTTCCAGGGGCGGGGATACGCCACCGTGATGATGAAGACCTTCGTCGAGCGGATGCGGCGGGCCGGCAAGCGGACGATCCACCTGATGTGCAAGGAGCGGCATGTGGCGCTCTATGAACGCCAGGGGTATCGGTATGTGCGGCCTTCGCCGTCGGACCACGGGGGGATGTCCTGGCACGAGATGGTGATGACGCTGTAA
- a CDS encoding LysR family transcriptional regulator, whose protein sequence is MDFLALADFNLVARHGGFGRAARESGRPKATLSRRVADLESELGLRLLERGARTLKLTEEGRALYERTSVLLTEIDETAAEIASGGQAPRGRLRVSAPLLFSQAAMGKLAARFALKHGEVQLEVTTEDRAVDMVEEGYDVVIRVNPDPDAQLVGRIFLRDRLVVVASPTLARPAGKAPVPAVLREGGTGDETVTWEMRSRSGTKRIAAKPVLRLSSLFMVRDAARAGVGAARLPLSLVTHDLRAGKLTLWGDVEGPEIALWALYPSRRLLSARVSAFLDFLKEAFPTGSPEELASFID, encoded by the coding sequence ATGGACTTTCTTGCCCTCGCCGACTTCAACCTCGTGGCGCGCCACGGGGGCTTCGGGCGCGCGGCCCGCGAATCCGGTCGGCCCAAGGCGACGCTGTCGCGCCGGGTCGCCGACCTCGAAAGCGAGCTCGGCCTGCGCCTGCTGGAGCGCGGCGCGCGCACCCTCAAGCTCACCGAGGAAGGCCGTGCCCTCTACGAGCGAACCAGCGTGCTGCTCACCGAGATCGACGAAACCGCCGCGGAGATCGCGTCGGGCGGCCAGGCACCGCGCGGCCGATTGAGGGTGAGCGCGCCGCTGCTGTTCTCGCAGGCCGCGATGGGCAAGCTCGCCGCGCGTTTCGCGCTGAAGCACGGCGAGGTTCAGCTGGAGGTGACGACCGAGGACCGGGCCGTCGACATGGTCGAGGAGGGCTATGACGTGGTGATCCGGGTGAATCCGGACCCCGATGCGCAACTGGTGGGCCGGATCTTTCTCAGGGACCGGCTCGTGGTGGTCGCGAGTCCGACGCTTGCGCGGCCGGCGGGCAAGGCGCCGGTGCCGGCCGTGCTGCGCGAAGGCGGCACGGGAGACGAGACCGTGACCTGGGAGATGCGCAGTCGTTCGGGCACGAAGCGCATCGCCGCGAAACCCGTGCTGCGCCTGTCCTCGTTGTTCATGGTCCGCGACGCGGCCAGGGCGGGCGTGGGCGCCGCGCGGCTGCCGCTGTCGCTGGTGACGCATGACCTGCGCGCGGGAAAGCTCACGCTGTGGGGCGATGTCGAGGGACCCGAGATCGCGCTGTGGGCGCTGTATCCGTCGCGTCGGCTCCTGAGCGCGCGCGTGTCGGCGTTCCTGGACTTCCTGAAGGAGGCATTCCCCACCGGGTCACCCGAAGAGCTGGCGTCCTTCATCGATTGA
- a CDS encoding NmrA/HSCARG family protein — MTILITGASGNIGRQVVQQLADRGATVRALVRDPSKVAFPAGVEVAQGDLLDVDAMRRALAGVSTLFLLNGVVPDEFTQALVALNLAREAGIERVVYLSVIHSDIYVNVPHFAGKFAVERMLEQMGFGATILRPAYFMQNDLTIKDVVLGHGVYPMPIGGKGLAMIDTRDIAEIAAIELMKREASAPLALDRINLVGPDTLTGHDIAGIWSDVLDRPIAYGGDDTAGFEKNLQNFMPGWMAYDMRLMSERFLSDGIIPQADDVQRLVALLGRPLRSYRDFASGLAAAA, encoded by the coding sequence ATGACCATCCTCATCACCGGCGCGAGCGGAAACATCGGCCGCCAAGTCGTCCAGCAACTCGCCGACCGCGGCGCCACCGTGCGAGCGCTCGTGCGCGATCCATCGAAAGTCGCGTTCCCCGCAGGCGTGGAGGTCGCGCAGGGCGACCTGCTCGACGTGGACGCGATGCGCCGCGCCCTGGCGGGCGTCTCCACCCTGTTCCTGCTCAACGGCGTCGTGCCCGACGAGTTCACGCAGGCCCTGGTCGCGCTCAACCTGGCGCGCGAGGCGGGGATCGAGCGCGTCGTCTACCTGTCCGTGATCCACAGCGACATCTACGTGAACGTCCCGCATTTCGCGGGCAAGTTCGCGGTGGAACGCATGCTCGAGCAGATGGGCTTCGGCGCCACCATCCTGCGGCCGGCCTATTTCATGCAGAACGACCTGACGATCAAGGACGTGGTGCTCGGGCACGGCGTCTACCCGATGCCGATCGGCGGCAAGGGGCTGGCGATGATCGACACGCGCGATATCGCGGAGATCGCCGCCATCGAACTGATGAAGCGCGAGGCGTCCGCACCGCTCGCGCTCGATCGCATCAACCTCGTCGGGCCCGACACGCTGACCGGCCACGACATCGCCGGCATCTGGTCGGATGTGCTGGACCGCCCGATCGCCTATGGCGGCGACGACACCGCCGGCTTCGAGAAGAACCTGCAGAACTTCATGCCGGGCTGGATGGCCTACGACATGCGTCTCATGAGCGAACGCTTCCTGTCGGACGGAATAATCCCGCAGGCCGACGACGTGCAAAGGCTCGTGGCGCTGCTGGGACGGCCGCTGCGCTCGTACCGCGATTTCGCATCCGGCCTCGCCGCCGCGGCCTGA
- a CDS encoding DUF1857 family protein, whose product MIYSSATVAVNPHGETPLTREQAWKGLELKARDARLFLPPGLCTRCDVVEQGATHFVREATIAGADLREIIALEPQRKVTFFQASGPREGAIVNELFEDEAGALQLRFYCYIGLRGKTPNGPEEQAEQAMFDSEQGYRSALLSTLKRTRELLVQGRL is encoded by the coding sequence ATGATCTACTCATCCGCCACGGTCGCCGTGAACCCGCACGGCGAAACCCCGCTCACGCGCGAGCAAGCGTGGAAAGGCCTCGAACTGAAGGCGCGCGACGCACGCCTGTTCCTCCCACCCGGCCTGTGCACGCGTTGCGATGTCGTCGAGCAGGGCGCGACCCACTTCGTGCGCGAGGCCACGATCGCCGGCGCCGACCTGCGCGAGATCATCGCCCTGGAGCCGCAGCGCAAGGTCACCTTCTTCCAGGCGAGCGGTCCGCGCGAAGGCGCGATCGTCAACGAGCTGTTCGAGGACGAGGCCGGCGCGTTGCAGCTGCGCTTCTATTGCTACATCGGACTGCGCGGCAAGACGCCGAACGGCCCCGAGGAGCAGGCCGAGCAGGCGATGTTCGACAGCGAGCAGGGCTACCGCAGCGCGCTGCTGTCGACCTTGAAGCGCACGCGCGAACTGCTCGTCCAGGGCCGACTGTGA
- a CDS encoding hydrolase, with protein MTSRNGLSSLLRPEDSVLVLIDHQPYQLANLNSHEPQMVVNNTVGLAKAAKAFGVPTILTSVIAERGGLLFPQLTDVFPGQEVIDRTFINTWQDKTVVDAVKATGRKQLIIAGLWTEVCVAMPTIQALGEGWDVTVVTDASGGVSVEAHQVAIQRMIAAGANMLTWLAVASEWQRDWARTDSAAALTQVITQHAGGSGIAYLWEQQLLNTPVPASAG; from the coding sequence ATGACTTCTCGCAACGGCCTTTCTTCGCTTCTTCGTCCCGAAGACTCGGTCCTCGTCCTGATCGACCACCAGCCCTACCAGCTCGCGAACCTGAACAGTCACGAACCGCAGATGGTCGTCAACAACACCGTCGGCCTCGCGAAGGCCGCCAAGGCCTTCGGCGTTCCCACCATCCTGACGAGCGTGATCGCCGAGCGCGGCGGCCTGCTCTTTCCGCAGCTCACCGATGTGTTTCCCGGGCAGGAGGTCATCGACCGCACCTTCATCAACACCTGGCAGGACAAGACCGTGGTCGACGCGGTCAAGGCCACGGGCCGCAAGCAACTGATCATCGCGGGCCTGTGGACCGAGGTCTGCGTCGCGATGCCGACGATCCAGGCCCTCGGCGAAGGCTGGGACGTCACCGTGGTCACCGATGCGTCGGGCGGCGTCTCGGTCGAGGCGCACCAGGTCGCGATCCAGCGCATGATCGCGGCCGGCGCGAACATGCTCACCTGGCTCGCGGTCGCCTCGGAATGGCAGCGCGACTGGGCACGCACGGACAGCGCCGCCGCCTTGACCCAGGTGATCACGCAGCACGCGGGAGGCAGCGGCATCGCCTACCTGTGGGAGCAGCAGCTGCTCAACACGCCGGTGCCCGCCAGCGCGGGCTGA
- a CDS encoding LysR family transcriptional regulator — MDIEDLRTFVEVASAGGVSPAAVRLGISKSMVSRRLLRLEAELGVQLLARSTRGAALTEAGSTFRDYAAKVCIDIDTAMETILPAGELRGRLRIAVPLSFGPTHFAPMLAEMAKRHPQLHIQTCYSDRFVDLIAEGFDCAIRVGYLEDSNLIARSVGPIHGKLVASPDYISEHGSPETPDELVAHEALMQGTEAWQLTDGDRIITVRPQGRFKADNGTALVAAAVAGLGIAYVPDWLTHEYIAAGTLVPVMTRYPPPPAGAYVIRPPGQHPARKIRVLTELLVEHCERLSHPG, encoded by the coding sequence TTGGACATCGAGGACCTGCGTACATTCGTCGAAGTGGCCAGTGCCGGAGGTGTCTCGCCGGCCGCGGTGCGCCTGGGTATCTCCAAGTCGATGGTGAGCCGGCGGCTGCTTCGGCTCGAAGCCGAACTGGGTGTTCAACTGCTCGCGCGATCCACGCGCGGCGCCGCGCTCACGGAAGCGGGCAGCACCTTCCGCGACTACGCGGCCAAGGTCTGCATCGACATCGACACGGCCATGGAGACGATCCTGCCCGCGGGCGAGCTTCGCGGCCGCCTGAGGATCGCGGTGCCGTTGAGCTTCGGCCCGACCCACTTCGCGCCCATGCTCGCCGAGATGGCGAAGCGCCATCCCCAGCTCCACATCCAGACCTGCTACAGCGACCGGTTCGTCGACCTCATCGCCGAAGGCTTCGATTGCGCGATCCGCGTCGGCTATCTCGAGGACTCCAACCTCATCGCGCGCAGCGTCGGCCCCATCCACGGCAAGCTCGTGGCGAGCCCGGACTACATCAGCGAGCACGGGTCGCCCGAGACGCCGGACGAACTCGTTGCCCATGAGGCGCTGATGCAGGGCACCGAGGCCTGGCAACTGACGGATGGCGACCGGATCATCACGGTCCGACCGCAGGGGCGATTCAAGGCCGACAACGGCACGGCACTGGTCGCCGCCGCGGTGGCGGGCCTCGGCATCGCCTATGTGCCGGACTGGCTCACGCACGAATACATCGCCGCCGGCACGCTGGTGCCGGTCATGACGCGCTATCCGCCGCCACCCGCGGGTGCTTACGTCATCCGGCCGCCGGGCCAGCATCCGGCCAGGAAGATACGCGTGCTGACCGAGCTGCTGGTCGAGCACTGCGAGCGGTTGTCGCACCCCGGCTGA
- a CDS encoding cyclase family protein, which yields MDKPRWQHRPEGSNWGDFGPDDQIGRMNLLTPATRLRAFREVEHGTAFCLSLPLDHPGGNTLFQHRKAPKFVYEKRGDSFNFNYRLSNVNDCFCDVISDDAVLMFLQYSTQWDGLGHVGQMFDADGDGRPEKVYYNGFRAGIEIVGPDDAERGWGARSIGIERMATAGVQGRGVLVDLERIHGRERAVVGYDGLMAALEAQGASVEQGDFLCLYTGFADLILEMNKQPDGEVLAHSCAVLDGRDEKLLQWITDSGIVAICADNFAVEAYPARPGANGSYPGLPLHAHCLFKLGLHLGELWYFAELAQWLRAHERSSFLLTAPPLRLPGAVGSPVTPVATV from the coding sequence ATGGACAAGCCACGCTGGCAACACCGCCCCGAAGGATCGAACTGGGGCGATTTCGGCCCCGACGACCAGATCGGTCGCATGAACCTGCTGACACCGGCCACGCGCCTGCGCGCCTTCCGCGAGGTCGAGCACGGCACGGCGTTCTGCCTGAGCCTGCCGCTCGATCATCCGGGCGGCAACACGCTGTTCCAGCACCGCAAGGCGCCGAAGTTCGTCTACGAGAAGCGCGGCGACAGCTTCAACTTCAACTACCGGCTGTCCAACGTCAACGACTGCTTCTGCGACGTGATCTCGGACGACGCGGTGCTGATGTTCCTGCAGTACTCGACGCAGTGGGACGGCCTCGGCCACGTGGGCCAGATGTTCGATGCCGACGGCGACGGCCGGCCCGAGAAGGTCTACTACAACGGCTTTCGCGCCGGCATCGAGATCGTCGGCCCCGACGACGCGGAACGCGGCTGGGGCGCGCGCTCGATCGGCATCGAGCGCATGGCCACGGCCGGCGTGCAGGGCCGCGGCGTGCTGGTCGATCTCGAGCGCATCCACGGCCGCGAGCGCGCGGTGGTGGGCTACGACGGCCTGATGGCCGCGCTCGAGGCGCAGGGCGCGAGCGTGGAGCAGGGCGACTTCCTGTGCCTCTACACCGGCTTCGCCGACCTGATCCTCGAGATGAACAAGCAGCCCGACGGCGAGGTGCTGGCGCACTCGTGCGCGGTGCTCGACGGCCGCGACGAGAAGCTGCTGCAGTGGATCACCGACTCGGGCATCGTCGCGATCTGCGCCGACAACTTCGCGGTCGAGGCCTATCCGGCCCGGCCGGGCGCGAACGGCTCGTACCCGGGGCTGCCGCTGCATGCGCACTGCCTCTTCAAGCTCGGCCTGCACCTGGGCGAGCTCTGGTATTTCGCCGAGCTCGCGCAATGGCTGCGCGCGCACGAGCGTTCGAGCTTCCTGCTGACCGCGCCGCCGCTGCGGCTGCCGGGCGCGGTGGGCTCGCCGGTCACGCCGGTGGCGACGGTCTGA
- a CDS encoding tripartite tricarboxylate transporter substrate binding protein: MRIRSKTLALAAALALPLLPLAAAAQADAAANWPTKPVTLVVPFPPGGTSDVVGRQLAVQLGEAMGGTFIIDNKAGAATAIGASFVARAPKDGHTLLLSAGSTFTTTPHLIDKLPYKLEDFAPVAAVATVPFAFVVKKDFPAKTVAEYVAYAKANPGKINNATNGQGSMVHLLGELIATGLDVKMTQVHYKGAAPATMDMIGGIVDSNVEALTSALPNVNAGKYRAIAVLSADRQPLMPEVPTFKELGYPSIVGETWYAVFAPAGTPKPVIDKLNAALRKVTTSKRFADAMHKIGNEAKASTPAELIEVTQQQSQKWGELITRLNIKAE; encoded by the coding sequence ATGCGAATCCGATCGAAGACCCTGGCGCTGGCCGCCGCGCTGGCCTTGCCGCTGCTGCCGCTGGCCGCGGCGGCGCAGGCCGATGCCGCGGCCAACTGGCCGACCAAGCCCGTCACGCTGGTCGTGCCGTTCCCGCCCGGCGGCACCAGCGACGTGGTGGGGCGCCAGCTCGCGGTGCAGCTCGGCGAGGCGATGGGCGGCACCTTCATCATCGACAACAAGGCCGGCGCGGCGACCGCGATCGGCGCCTCGTTCGTGGCGCGCGCGCCCAAGGACGGCCACACGCTGCTGCTGTCGGCCGGCAGCACCTTCACCACCACGCCGCACCTGATCGACAAGCTGCCCTACAAGCTCGAGGACTTCGCGCCGGTGGCGGCGGTCGCCACCGTGCCCTTCGCCTTCGTGGTGAAGAAGGACTTCCCGGCGAAGACGGTGGCCGAGTACGTGGCCTATGCCAAGGCCAACCCCGGCAAGATCAACAACGCCACCAACGGCCAGGGCAGCATGGTCCACCTGCTGGGCGAGCTGATCGCCACCGGCCTCGACGTGAAGATGACGCAGGTGCACTACAAGGGCGCGGCGCCGGCCACCATGGACATGATCGGCGGCATCGTCGATTCGAACGTGGAGGCGCTCACGAGCGCGCTGCCGAACGTGAACGCGGGCAAGTACCGCGCGATCGCGGTGCTCAGCGCCGACCGCCAGCCGCTGATGCCCGAGGTGCCGACCTTCAAGGAGCTCGGCTACCCCTCGATCGTGGGCGAGACCTGGTATGCGGTGTTCGCGCCGGCGGGCACGCCCAAGCCCGTGATCGACAAGCTCAATGCGGCGCTGCGCAAGGTCACGACCTCGAAGCGCTTCGCCGATGCGATGCACAAGATCGGCAACGAGGCCAAGGCGAGCACGCCGGCCGAGCTGATCGAGGTGACGCAGCAGCAGAGCCAGAAGTGGGGCGAGCTCATCACGCGCCTCAACATCAAGGCGGAGTGA
- a CDS encoding NAD(P)H-binding protein, translated as MDKVLVVGALGVVGRAAMERFAARPGLRAVGLARRRPDFAPDATWVSADLRDARATREALAPHRDATHLVYAALNEQPDLLQGWRASENIELNNRMLRHTLDALEGAPLRHVTLLQGTKAYGVHTGRPMRVPAREQDAVRDHANFYFDQQDLVAERAARAGFGWTVFRPQIVLGVATGSAMNPVAAIGAYAALARERGQPLACPAHPHLLTECTDARLIAKAIEWAWHEPRAHGEAFNIANGDVVVWASLFERLAAFFDMPLGEATGTRLREEMPAQAALWQRIAQREGLRESDLDALIGLSWQYAEATWAARRPLALPPLVSTVKLRQAGFGDCIDTEQCIVEHLQAMRDLRYLPG; from the coding sequence ATGGACAAGGTGCTGGTGGTGGGCGCGCTCGGCGTGGTGGGGCGCGCCGCGATGGAACGTTTCGCGGCCCGGCCCGGCCTGCGTGCCGTGGGCCTGGCGCGCAGGCGGCCCGACTTCGCGCCCGACGCGACCTGGGTCTCGGCCGACCTGCGCGATGCCCGGGCCACGCGCGAGGCGCTGGCGCCGCACCGCGATGCCACGCACCTGGTCTATGCCGCGCTCAACGAGCAGCCCGACCTGCTGCAGGGCTGGCGTGCGAGCGAGAACATCGAACTCAACAACCGCATGCTGCGCCACACGCTCGATGCGCTCGAGGGCGCGCCCCTGCGACACGTGACGCTGCTGCAGGGCACCAAGGCCTATGGCGTGCACACGGGCCGGCCGATGCGCGTGCCCGCGCGCGAACAGGACGCGGTGCGCGACCACGCCAACTTCTACTTCGACCAGCAGGACCTGGTGGCCGAGCGCGCGGCGCGCGCGGGCTTCGGCTGGACCGTGTTCCGGCCACAGATCGTGCTGGGCGTGGCGACCGGCAGCGCGATGAACCCGGTGGCCGCGATCGGTGCCTACGCGGCGCTCGCGCGCGAGCGCGGCCAGCCGCTGGCCTGCCCCGCCCATCCGCACCTGCTGACCGAGTGCACCGACGCGCGCCTGATCGCCAAGGCCATCGAATGGGCCTGGCACGAGCCGCGCGCGCATGGCGAGGCCTTCAACATCGCCAACGGCGACGTGGTGGTCTGGGCCAGCCTGTTCGAGCGGCTGGCCGCCTTCTTCGACATGCCGCTCGGCGAAGCCACGGGCACGCGCCTGCGCGAGGAGATGCCCGCGCAGGCCGCGCTGTGGCAGCGGATCGCGCAGCGCGAGGGCCTGCGCGAGAGCGATCTCGATGCGTTGATCGGACTCTCGTGGCAGTACGCCGAGGCGACCTGGGCCGCGCGGCGCCCGCTCGCGCTGCCGCCGCTGGTGTCCACCGTCAAGCTGCGGCAGGCCGGCTTCGGCGACTGCATCGACACCGAGCAATGCATCGTCGAGCACCTGCAGGCGATGCGCGACTTGCGCTACCTGCCCGGCTAG